Part of the Schaalia odontolytica genome is shown below.
TCCTCACCGACCTGAGCCTGGAGCCCTTCGACCCGCAGGTCGACATGGTAGGCATCTCGCAGTACGCAAACGGCGGCGGTATCACCGAGCGTCACCTGCTGGCCGCCATGGCCTCGGCCCTCATCCGCGGTTTCGGCCGCGGCCCCGCCCTGGTCCAGGGCCTGGACTCCATGGGCGTCGAAATCCCCGAGTCCCTCGCGCGCGTCCTGGCCGACTCCGACAACCCGCACCTCATGTACGACCTGCTGGGAGTCCTCAAGGCCAACTACCTGGACCGCATCTACATTCAGCCCACCGACGAACTGCCGAGCGCGGCCGAGGTCGTGGCCTTCGCCGACTCCATCGGAGCGATCGCCACCTACGCCTACCTGGGCGACGTGTCAGCCTCGCCGACGGGAGATAAGAAGGCCGAGAAATTCGAGGACGACTTCCTCGATGAGCTCTTCGAGTACATGGAGTCCATCGGCCTGCGCGCCGTCACCTACATGCCCCCGCGCAACACCTCCGAGCAGCTGGAGCGCATCCACGCGCTCGCGGCCGCCCACGGCATGCTCGAGATCTCAGGCGTGGACATCAACCAGCCCCGACAGCGCTTCACCTGCGAGGAGCTGCGCCGCGAAGAGTTCGCGGACCTCAACGAGGCCACGTGGGCCCTCGTCGCGCACGAGGCCCTGTCCTGCGTGGATCCCTCCCTGCACCTGCTGGGCCGCACGGGTCGCCTGACCCCCGAGGCGCTCGCCCAGCGCATCAGCCAGTACGCGCCCCTGGGTCGCGCGATTGCCGACGGCGAGG
Proteins encoded:
- a CDS encoding PHP domain-containing protein; its protein translation is MAESMDITNDPASTPAQRIEALRAVVANEHFPSWVPESNNHIHTCFSFSPYTPTHAALLARRAGLRVVGSVDHDSIGAAAEMSEATRILGMGSVTGFEIRARFGEGTALAQRKLNNPDSVGVAYMTVQGVPAPAREKVAQWLAPKRAARLERTLAMAERANKILTDLSLEPFDPQVDMVGISQYANGGGITERHLLAAMASALIRGFGRGPALVQGLDSMGVEIPESLARVLADSDNPHLMYDLLGVLKANYLDRIYIQPTDELPSAAEVVAFADSIGAIATYAYLGDVSASPTGDKKAEKFEDDFLDELFEYMESIGLRAVTYMPPRNTSEQLERIHALAAAHGMLEISGVDINQPRQRFTCEELRREEFADLNEATWALVAHEALSCVDPSLHLLGRTGRLTPEALAQRISQYAPLGRAIADGEDAAAVAARATSIN